One genomic segment of Alicycliphilus denitrificans K601 includes these proteins:
- the lptF gene encoding LPS export ABC transporter permease LptF, whose protein sequence is MLFDSSIRKELARSFGATLVVLITVVMTMMLIRVLGQASRGSVAPSDVMLVMGFTVLGQLSTILSLSLFVTVVGTLSRMYRDSEMVIWFSAGRGLLSLLAPLLRFSWPIMLAIAALSLVVWPWANRQIQELKTQYEQRSDVDRVAPGQFQESSNGSRVFFIDKDTPDANAASNVFIATNEAHRETITSAQSARIEIRNGERLALLHNGQRLETMLDKPGLRISEFTEYGTLIDSGSQSDPEAGAIKTRDTWDLARDPSPRHQAELGWRLGLAFAALNFVVLGLAVAIVNPRAGRSTSLAFALFAFMVYYNLMTVGQAWIGAGRFGLVPFMLALHGGTLLAGLLLLAARHNRWSLRTLLSRGARA, encoded by the coding sequence ATGTTATTCGATTCATCCATCCGCAAGGAGCTGGCCCGCAGCTTCGGCGCGACCCTGGTGGTGCTGATCACCGTGGTCATGACCATGATGCTGATCCGCGTGCTGGGGCAGGCGTCCCGCGGCAGCGTGGCTCCTTCCGACGTGATGCTCGTCATGGGCTTCACCGTGCTGGGCCAGCTGTCCACCATCCTCAGCCTGAGCCTGTTCGTCACCGTGGTGGGCACCCTCTCGCGCATGTACCGCGACAGCGAGATGGTCATCTGGTTCTCCGCGGGGCGCGGCCTTCTGAGCCTGCTGGCGCCCCTGCTGCGCTTTTCCTGGCCCATCATGCTGGCCATCGCCGCGCTGTCGCTCGTCGTCTGGCCCTGGGCCAACCGGCAGATCCAGGAGCTCAAGACCCAGTATGAACAGCGCAGCGACGTGGACCGCGTCGCACCGGGCCAGTTCCAGGAATCCTCCAATGGCTCGCGCGTGTTCTTCATCGACAAGGACACGCCGGACGCCAACGCTGCCAGCAACGTGTTCATCGCGACCAACGAGGCGCACCGCGAAACCATCACCTCGGCCCAGAGCGCCCGCATCGAGATACGCAATGGCGAACGCCTTGCGCTGCTGCACAACGGCCAGCGGCTCGAGACCATGCTCGACAAGCCGGGGCTGCGGATCAGCGAGTTCACCGAATACGGCACCCTCATCGACAGCGGCTCCCAGAGCGACCCGGAAGCGGGCGCCATCAAGACACGCGACACCTGGGATCTGGCCCGCGACCCTTCGCCCAGGCACCAGGCGGAGCTGGGCTGGCGCCTGGGGCTGGCCTTCGCCGCGCTCAACTTCGTCGTGCTCGGCCTGGCCGTGGCCATCGTCAACCCACGCGCCGGCCGCAGCACCAGCCTGGCGTTCGCGCTGTTCGCCTTCATGGTGTACTACAACCTCATGACAGTGGGGCAGGCATGGATAGGCGCAGGGCGGTTCGGCCTAGTGCCCTTCATGCTGGCGTTGCACGGTGGCACGCTGCTGGCCGGGCTGCTGCTGCTGGCCGCGCGCCACAACCGCTGGTCGCTGCGCACCCTTCTGTCACGCGGGGCCCGTGCATGA
- a CDS encoding leucyl aminopeptidase: MNFELKTLSLPDAAAHKCDLLVLLVPDGFKPQADALSVLAGRAIKDGDLELKPGKLLPLYGVPGIAARRLVLLGCGKGNAQAVRQAVQALGATLKAPSVRRVALVFARDAEAGCVGAAVRALADASYVYTTTKPKADARALSRVTVGVPGGLETARPEFSISVALVAGIEYAREWANRPANHATPTLVGDAAKALAKHAGIQCKLHGPAQVAKLGMGAFLAVAQGSEQPLRFVELRYDGAARSQAPVVLVGKGITFDTGGISLKPAAEMDEMKFDMGGAASVLGVFRALAELRPAINVVGLIPACENMPDGRAVKPGDVVTSMSGQTIEILNTDAEGRLVLCDALTYAARFKPAAVIDIATLTGACVVALGGLRSGLFASDDELAGQLMAAGDAAQDPCWRMPLDDEYAEGLKSNFADLANVAGRAGGAITAAKFLQSFVGDVPWAHLDIAGTAWKSGAAKGATGRPVGLLLHYLLASASAPAAKRRAAAPRRARAA, translated from the coding sequence ATGAACTTCGAACTGAAGACGCTTTCGCTGCCCGACGCTGCCGCGCACAAATGTGATCTGCTGGTGCTGCTGGTGCCGGACGGGTTCAAGCCGCAAGCCGATGCCCTGTCCGTACTGGCCGGGAGGGCGATCAAGGACGGAGACCTGGAACTCAAGCCCGGCAAGCTCTTGCCGCTCTATGGCGTGCCGGGCATCGCGGCGCGCAGGCTCGTGCTGCTGGGCTGCGGCAAGGGCAACGCGCAGGCCGTGCGACAGGCGGTGCAGGCGCTCGGCGCCACGCTGAAAGCGCCGTCGGTCAGGCGCGTGGCGCTGGTGTTCGCCAGGGACGCCGAGGCAGGTTGCGTGGGCGCCGCGGTGCGCGCCCTGGCCGATGCCAGCTACGTTTACACCACCACCAAGCCCAAGGCCGATGCGCGCGCCCTGTCGCGCGTGACGGTGGGTGTGCCCGGCGGGCTTGAGACCGCGCGGCCGGAGTTCTCCATCAGCGTGGCGCTCGTCGCGGGCATCGAATACGCGCGCGAATGGGCCAACCGCCCGGCCAACCACGCCACCCCCACGCTGGTGGGGGACGCGGCCAAGGCGCTCGCCAAGCATGCGGGCATTCAGTGCAAGCTGCATGGGCCGGCGCAGGTGGCCAAGCTGGGCATGGGCGCCTTCCTGGCCGTGGCCCAGGGCTCGGAGCAGCCGTTGCGCTTCGTCGAGCTGCGCTATGACGGCGCGGCGCGCTCGCAGGCCCCCGTGGTGCTGGTCGGCAAGGGCATCACCTTCGACACGGGCGGCATTTCGCTCAAGCCCGCCGCCGAGATGGACGAGATGAAGTTCGACATGGGCGGCGCCGCCAGCGTGCTGGGGGTGTTCCGGGCGCTGGCGGAACTCAGGCCGGCCATCAACGTCGTCGGGCTCATCCCGGCCTGCGAGAACATGCCCGACGGCAGGGCCGTGAAGCCGGGCGACGTGGTGACCAGCATGAGCGGGCAGACCATAGAGATCCTGAATACCGATGCCGAGGGGCGGCTGGTGCTGTGCGATGCGCTGACCTACGCCGCCCGGTTCAAGCCGGCCGCCGTGATCGACATCGCGACCCTTACCGGGGCCTGCGTCGTGGCGCTGGGTGGCCTGCGCAGCGGCCTGTTCGCCTCGGACGACGAGTTGGCCGGCCAACTCATGGCCGCGGGCGACGCGGCGCAGGACCCCTGCTGGCGCATGCCCCTCGATGACGAATATGCCGAGGGGCTTAAGAGCAACTTCGCAGACCTGGCCAACGTGGCCGGCCGCGCCGGCGGCGCCATCACGGCGGCCAAGTTCCTCCAGAGCTTCGTGGGCGACGTTCCCTGGGCCCACCTGGACATTGCCGGCACCGCCTGGAAGAGCGGGGCCGCCAAGGGTGCGACGGGCCGGCCCGTGGGGCTGCTGCTGCACTATCTGCTGGCCAGTGCATCCGCGCCTGCCGCGAAGCGCAGGGCGGCTGCGCCAAGGCGCGCACGGGCGGCCTGA
- a CDS encoding CysB family HTH-type transcriptional regulator, whose protein sequence is MNLHQFRFVQEAARRNLNLTEAAKALHTSQPGVSKAIIELEDELGVDIFARHGKRLKRVTEPGQHVLRSIELIMREVGNLKRIGEQYSAQDSGTLAIATTHTQARYVLPVPVAKLREAYPKVNISLHQATPHEVARMVIDEVAEIGMATESLADYPDLVTLPCYEWQHVLVLPPSHPLAQKERVGLDDIAHEALITYHPSFTGRGKIDQAFATRKLQPRIVLEAIDSDVIKTYVRLGLGIGIVAEMAVRDDPLGDLVVRPMGHLFGQSVARVAFKRGAYLRNFVYKFAELLSDRLSRDLIARAMTGHVHDYEL, encoded by the coding sequence ATGAACCTGCACCAGTTCCGCTTCGTCCAGGAGGCCGCCCGCCGCAACCTCAACCTGACCGAGGCCGCCAAGGCGCTGCACACCTCGCAGCCGGGGGTCTCCAAGGCCATCATCGAGCTGGAGGACGAGCTGGGCGTGGACATCTTCGCGCGCCACGGCAAGCGCCTCAAGCGCGTGACCGAGCCCGGCCAGCACGTGCTCAGGAGCATCGAGCTCATCATGCGCGAAGTGGGCAACCTCAAGCGCATCGGCGAGCAGTACAGCGCGCAGGACAGCGGCACGCTGGCCATCGCCACCACCCACACCCAGGCGCGCTACGTGCTGCCCGTGCCCGTGGCTAAGCTGCGCGAGGCCTACCCGAAGGTCAACATCAGCCTGCACCAGGCCACGCCGCACGAGGTGGCGCGCATGGTGATTGACGAAGTGGCCGAGATCGGCATGGCCACGGAGTCGCTGGCCGACTACCCCGACCTCGTCACCCTGCCCTGCTACGAATGGCAGCACGTGCTGGTGCTGCCGCCCAGCCACCCGCTGGCGCAGAAGGAACGCGTGGGCCTGGACGACATCGCGCACGAGGCGCTCATCACCTACCACCCCTCGTTCACCGGCCGCGGCAAGATTGACCAGGCCTTCGCCACGCGCAAGCTGCAGCCGCGCATCGTGCTGGAGGCCATCGACTCCGACGTGATCAAGACCTACGTGCGCCTGGGCCTGGGCATAGGCATCGTGGCCGAGATGGCCGTGCGCGACGACCCGCTGGGCGATCTCGTCGTGCGCCCCATGGGCCACCTGTTCGGCCAGAGCGTGGCGCGCGTGGCGTTCAAGCGCGGAGCCTACCTGCGCAACTTCGTCTACAAATTCGCCGAACTGCTGAGCGACCGTCTGAGCCGCGACCTGATCGCCCGTGCCATGACCGGGCACGTGCACGACTATGAGCTGTGA
- a CDS encoding sirohydrochlorin chelatase, which produces MQQARAAIILLAHGSRDPLWRQPIEAVAAHIRASQPLLAVRCAYMELCEPGLPAALAELAAQGAARISIVPLFLGAGRHVRDDLPRQVQALAQAHPHIDLRLQPPIGEDDRVMALMAEIAASTAIY; this is translated from the coding sequence ATGCAGCAAGCACGAGCAGCTATCATCCTGCTAGCACACGGATCGCGCGACCCGCTGTGGCGCCAGCCCATCGAGGCCGTGGCCGCGCACATCCGGGCCAGCCAGCCGCTGCTGGCCGTACGCTGCGCCTACATGGAGCTGTGCGAGCCGGGCCTGCCCGCCGCGCTGGCCGAGCTGGCCGCGCAGGGCGCGGCGCGCATCAGCATAGTGCCCCTGTTCCTGGGCGCCGGCCGCCACGTGCGCGACGACCTGCCGCGCCAGGTGCAGGCGCTGGCCCAGGCGCATCCGCACATCGACCTGCGCCTGCAGCCCCCCATCGGCGAGGACGATCGCGTGATGGCCCTGATGGCGGAAATCGCCGCAAGCACCGCCATTTATTAG
- the lptG gene encoding LPS export ABC transporter permease LptG: MKTIRRLIYREVIVGVAFVTLAFLALFFFFDLVDELRWVGSNGYRMSHALLFVALSLPQHLYELLPITVLIGTIFVMARLAQSSEFTIMRTSGLGPWRALSTLLALGCAFVALTFAVGDYLAPISERAAALVRAQQLGQISTGATGAWLKERQGDHSFAVNVRALTPDGHMRDVRVFEFDARGRVASTTVAAQATFDDSGDAWNLEQVKRSVFEQRPNGDIRVTRRQEPTLLLHTRISPDMVAASLLKPDKMATIGLFHYIRHLEANGQSAQRYEIEFWRKVFYPLSCLVMVVLSLPFAYLHFRSGGIAGYVFGGVMAGISFFLLNNVFGFAGNLQNWSPWLTAAAPGLIYSLLSLAAFGWLVLRR; this comes from the coding sequence ATGAAGACCATCCGCCGCCTCATCTACCGCGAGGTCATTGTCGGCGTGGCTTTCGTCACCCTGGCCTTCCTCGCCTTGTTCTTCTTCTTCGACCTGGTGGACGAACTGCGCTGGGTTGGCAGCAACGGCTACCGCATGTCGCACGCGCTGCTGTTCGTGGCGCTGAGCCTGCCGCAGCACCTGTACGAACTGCTGCCCATCACCGTGCTGATCGGCACCATCTTCGTCATGGCCCGCCTGGCGCAGAGTTCGGAGTTCACCATCATGCGCACCAGCGGCCTGGGGCCATGGCGGGCGCTGAGCACGCTGCTGGCGCTGGGCTGCGCATTCGTGGCCCTCACCTTCGCGGTGGGCGACTACCTGGCGCCCATCAGCGAGCGTGCGGCAGCCCTGGTGCGGGCGCAGCAGCTGGGCCAGATCAGCACCGGGGCCACCGGGGCCTGGCTCAAGGAACGCCAGGGCGATCACTCCTTCGCCGTGAACGTGCGCGCCCTCACCCCCGACGGCCACATGCGCGACGTGCGGGTGTTCGAGTTCGATGCCCGGGGCCGCGTGGCCTCCACCACCGTCGCCGCGCAGGCCACGTTCGACGACAGCGGCGACGCCTGGAACCTGGAGCAGGTCAAGCGCAGCGTCTTCGAACAGCGGCCCAATGGAGACATCCGGGTCACCCGCCGGCAGGAGCCCACCCTGCTGCTGCATACGCGCATCAGCCCGGACATGGTCGCGGCATCGCTGCTCAAGCCCGACAAGATGGCGACCATCGGCCTGTTCCACTACATCCGCCACCTGGAGGCCAACGGACAGTCGGCCCAGCGCTACGAGATCGAGTTCTGGCGCAAGGTCTTCTACCCCCTCTCCTGCCTGGTGATGGTGGTGCTCTCCCTGCCCTTCGCGTACCTGCACTTCCGCTCGGGCGGCATCGCGGGCTACGTGTTCGGTGGCGTCATGGCGGGCATCAGCTTCTTCCTGCTTAACAACGTATTCGGCTTTGCCGGCAACCTGCAGAACTGGTCGCCATGGCTCACGGCGGCGGCGCCGGGGCTGATCTATTCGCTGCTGTCGCTCGCGGCCTTCGGCTGGCTGGTGCTCAGGCGCTAG
- a CDS encoding DNA polymerase III subunit chi, whose translation MHTPAGAAGMTEVAFHFNAPDKLAYVCRLARKAMRHDARVVITGAAQDLQQLDRMLWALGTTDFVAHCLEDAGEEMLQLSPVVLARDACVCSHRDMLVNVGDTVPEGFAQFARLVEVVSQSDQADRSRARERWRHYAARGYGIVRHDLVLREGA comes from the coding sequence ATGCATACGCCGGCAGGCGCCGCGGGCATGACCGAGGTGGCATTCCATTTCAATGCGCCGGACAAGCTGGCCTACGTCTGCCGCCTGGCGCGCAAGGCGATGCGCCACGACGCACGCGTGGTGATCACGGGCGCCGCGCAGGATCTGCAGCAGCTCGACCGCATGCTCTGGGCCCTGGGGACCACCGACTTCGTCGCCCACTGCCTCGAAGATGCGGGCGAGGAGATGCTGCAGCTGTCGCCCGTCGTGCTCGCCCGCGATGCGTGCGTCTGCAGCCATCGCGACATGCTGGTCAACGTGGGCGACACGGTGCCCGAAGGGTTCGCGCAGTTCGCCAGGCTGGTGGAGGTGGTGAGCCAGTCCGACCAGGCAGACCGCAGCCGGGCCCGCGAGCGCTGGCGCCACTATGCCGCGCGCGGCTACGGCATCGTGCGGCACGACCTGGTGCTGCGGGAGGGTGCGTGA